The following are from one region of the Vitis riparia cultivar Riparia Gloire de Montpellier isolate 1030 chromosome 14, EGFV_Vit.rip_1.0, whole genome shotgun sequence genome:
- the LOC117930215 gene encoding uncharacterized protein LOC117930215 isoform X5 encodes MDLTPSHGAFPVMETLSLNQLINLQEVCHGQFPVGSFGCLRKVEVEDCDGLKFLFSLSVARCLSRLEEIKVTRCESMVEMVSQERKEIREDAVNVPLFPELRHLTLEDLPKLSNFCFEENPVLPKPASTIVGPSTPPLNQPEIRDGQLLLSLGGNLRSLVLKNCLSLLKLFPPSLLQNLEELIVENCGQLEHVFDLEGLNVDDGHVELLPKLGKLALIGLPKLRHICNCGSSRNHFPSSMASAPIGNIIFPKLSDIYLESLPNLTSFVSPGYHSLQRLHHADLNTPFPVLFDERVAFPSLAFLQISGLDNMKKIWHNQIPQGSFSKVKMVKVESCGELLNIFPFCLLKRLQSLETLFVGDCSSLEAVFDVEGTNVNVNVDRGSLGNTFVLPKVANLILNQLPQLRSFYPGTHTSRWPLLKRLGVLQCQKLNVFAFDTPTFQQRHHEGNLDMPLFLLPHVAFPNLEELALGQNRDTEIWPEQFPVDSFPRLRDLHVYDFRDILVVIPSFMLQRLHNLEVLNVGRCSSVEEVFQLEGLDEENQAKRLGRLREIKLDDLPGLTHLWKENSKPGLDLQSLESLVVRNCVSLINLVPSLVSFQNLATLDVQSCGSLRSLISPSVAKSLVKLKTLKIGGSDMMEEVVSNKGGEATDEITFYKLQHMELLYLPNLTSFSSGGYIFSFPSLEQMLVKECPKMKMFSSSLVTTPRLERIKVGDDEWPCQDDLNTTIHNSFINAHGKVEAKIVELGAGSTL; translated from the exons ATGGATCTGACTCCATCACATGGTGCCTTTCCTGTTATGGAGACCTTGTCTCTCAATCAGCTGATTAACTTGCAAGAGGTATGCCATGGCCAATTTCCAGTAGGGTCCTTTGGTTGCTTGAGAAAAGTGGAAGTGGAAGATTGTGATGGCTTGAAATTTCTCTTCTCGTTGTCTGTGGCTAGATGCCTTTCCCGACTTGAAGAAATAAAAGTAACTAGATGCGAGAGTATGGTTGAGATGGTTTcccaagaaaggaaagaaataagagaagATGCTGTTAATGTGCCTCTGTTCCCTGAATTGAGACACTTGACGTTAGAGGACTTACCCAAGCTCAGTAATTTCTGCTTTGAGGAGAACCCGGTGCTTCCGAAGCCTGCAAGCACAATTGTTGGTCCTAGTACACCACCTCTCAACCAACCG GAGATCAGGGATGGCCAACTTCTGCTTTCCTTGGGCGGCAACCTCCGGTCTCTCGTCTTGAAGAATTGCCTGTCACTATTGAAACTATTCCCACCCAGTTTGTTACAGAATTTGGAAGAACTAATAGTGGAAAACTGTGGTCAACTGGAACACGTATTTGATCTTGAAGGGCTAAATGTTGATGATGGGCATGTTGAGCTCCTCCCTAAATTAGGAAAGCTGGCGTTGATTGGTCTACCAAAGTTGAGGCATATATGCAACTGTGGCAGCTCCAGAAATCATTTCCCTTCTTCCATGGCTTCTGCTCCTATAGGCAATATCATATTCCCTAAATTAAGCGATATTTACCTGGAATCTTTGCCCAACCTCACAAGCTTCGTCTCCCCTGGATATCATTCCCTCCAAAGGCTTCACCATGCAGACCTTAATACCCCCTTCCCGGTGCTCTTTGATGAAAGG GTTGCATTTCCTAGCTTGGCCTTCTTACAAATCTCGGGACtagataatatgaaaaaaatatggcaCAACCAAATTCCTCAAGGTTCCTTTTCCAAAGTAAAAATGGTGAAAGTAGAATCATGTGGAGAACTGttgaatatttttccattttgtttgcTGAAAAGGTTACAGAGTTTAGAGACTCTATTCGTAGGTGATTGTAGTTCATTAGAAGCGGTTTTTGATGTGGAAGGGACAAATGTGAATGTGAACGTGGATCGTGGTTCATTAGGGAATACGTTTGTACTCCCTAAAGTAGCCAATCTCATTCTCAATCAACTACCTCAACTCAGGAGTTTCTACCCGGGGACACATACTTCACGGTGGCCATTGTTGAAACGACTGGGGGTGTTACAGTGTCAAAAACTCAATGTATTTGCATTCGATACTCCTACATTCCAGCAAAGACATCATGAGGGAAATCTTGATATGCCCCTTTTCTTGCTCCCACAT GTTGCATTCCCTAATTTGGAGGAATTAGCATTGGGTCAAAATAGAGATACAGAAATATGGCCAGAGCAATTTCCAGTGGATTCCTTTCCCAGACTAAGAGATCTGCATGTATATGACTTTAGAGATATTTTGGTTGTGATTCCTTCCTTTATGCTTCAAAGATTACATAATCTGGAAGTACTTAACGTAGGAAGATGTAGTTCAGTCGAAGAGGTATTCCAACTTGAAGGACTTGACGAGGAAAATCAAGCCAAGAGGCTTGGACGGTTAAGAGAAATAAAGTTGGATGATCTTCCTGGGCTGACACATTTGTGGAAGGAAAACTCCAAACCAGGCCTTGACTTGCAGAGTCTAGAGAGTCTTGTAGTGCGGAATTGTGTCAGTTTGATAAATTTGGTACCATCCTTGGTATCTTTCCAGAATCTAGCTACTCTAGATGTGCAGTCTTGTGGTAGTCTGAGAAGTTTGATATCACCCTCGGTAGCTAAAAGTCTGGTAAAACTCAAAACACTCAAAATAGGTGGATCAGATATGATGGAAGAAGTAGTTTCCAACAAAGGAGGGGAAGCAACAGATGAGATTACTTTCTACAAATTACAACACATGGAGCTTCTGTATTTGCCAAACCTCACAAGCTTCAGTTCAGGTGGTTATATATTCTCATTCCCATCCTTGGAGCAGATGCTGGTGAAAGAATGCCCCAAGATGAAAATGTTCTCTTCAAGCCTCGTAACTACACCAAGGCTAGAAAGAATAAAAGTGGGAGATGATGAGTGGCCTTGTCAGGATGATCTGAATACCACCATCCATAATTCGTTTATAAATGCACATG GTAAAGTTGAGgctaagattgtggaattgggAGCTGGTTCAACATTATGA
- the LOC117930215 gene encoding uncharacterized protein LOC117930215 isoform X1, with translation MDLTPSHGAFPVMETLSLNQLINLQEVCHGQFPVGSFGCLRKVEVEDCDGLKFLFSLSVARCLSRLEEIKVTRCESMVEMVSQERKEIREDAVNVPLFPELRHLTLEDLPKLSNFCFEENPVLPKPASTIVGPSTPPLNQPEIRDGQLLLSLGGNLRSLVLKNCLSLLKLFPPSLLQNLEELIVENCGQLEHVFDLEGLNVDDGHVELLPKLGKLALIGLPKLRHICNCGSSRNHFPSSMASAPIGNIIFPKLSDIYLESLPNLTSFVSPGYHSLQRLHHADLNTPFPVLFDERVAFPSLNFLKILGLDNVKKIWPTQIPQDSFPKLECVSLSSCGQLLNIFPSCMLKRLQSLERLFVCDCSSLEAVFDVEGTNVNVDLEELNVDDGHVELLPKLGELRLIGLPKLRHICNCGSSRNHFPSSMASAPVGNIIFPKLRSIKLESLPNLTSFVSPGYHSLQRLHHADLDTPFPVLFDERVAFPSLAFLQISGLDNMKKIWHNQIPQGSFSKVKMVKVESCGELLNIFPFCLLKRLQSLETLFVGDCSSLEAVFDVEGTNVNVNVDRGSLGNTFVLPKVANLILNQLPQLRSFYPGTHTSRWPLLKRLGVLQCQKLNVFAFDTPTFQQRHHEGNLDMPLFLLPHVAFPNLEELALGQNRDTEIWPEQFPVDSFPRLRDLHVYDFRDILVVIPSFMLQRLHNLEVLNVGRCSSVEEVFQLEGLDEENQAKRLGRLREIKLDDLPGLTHLWKENSKPGLDLQSLESLVVRNCVSLINLVPSLVSFQNLATLDVQSCGSLRSLISPSVAKSLVKLKTLKIGGSDMMEEVVSNKGGEATDEITFYKLQHMELLYLPNLTSFSSGGYIFSFPSLEQMLVKECPKMKMFSSSLVTTPRLERIKVGDDEWPCQDDLNTTIHNSFINAHGKVEAKIVELGAGSTL, from the exons ATGGATCTGACTCCATCACATGGTGCCTTTCCTGTTATGGAGACCTTGTCTCTCAATCAGCTGATTAACTTGCAAGAGGTATGCCATGGCCAATTTCCAGTAGGGTCCTTTGGTTGCTTGAGAAAAGTGGAAGTGGAAGATTGTGATGGCTTGAAATTTCTCTTCTCGTTGTCTGTGGCTAGATGCCTTTCCCGACTTGAAGAAATAAAAGTAACTAGATGCGAGAGTATGGTTGAGATGGTTTcccaagaaaggaaagaaataagagaagATGCTGTTAATGTGCCTCTGTTCCCTGAATTGAGACACTTGACGTTAGAGGACTTACCCAAGCTCAGTAATTTCTGCTTTGAGGAGAACCCGGTGCTTCCGAAGCCTGCAAGCACAATTGTTGGTCCTAGTACACCACCTCTCAACCAACCG GAGATCAGGGATGGCCAACTTCTGCTTTCCTTGGGCGGCAACCTCCGGTCTCTCGTCTTGAAGAATTGCCTGTCACTATTGAAACTATTCCCACCCAGTTTGTTACAGAATTTGGAAGAACTAATAGTGGAAAACTGTGGTCAACTGGAACACGTATTTGATCTTGAAGGGCTAAATGTTGATGATGGGCATGTTGAGCTCCTCCCTAAATTAGGAAAGCTGGCGTTGATTGGTCTACCAAAGTTGAGGCATATATGCAACTGTGGCAGCTCCAGAAATCATTTCCCTTCTTCCATGGCTTCTGCTCCTATAGGCAATATCATATTCCCTAAATTAAGCGATATTTACCTGGAATCTTTGCCCAACCTCACAAGCTTCGTCTCCCCTGGATATCATTCCCTCCAAAGGCTTCACCATGCAGACCTTAATACCCCCTTCCCGGTGCTCTTTGATGAAAGG GTTGCATTTCCTAGCTTGAATTTCTTAAAGATCTTGGGACTGgataatgtgaaaaaaatatggcCCACCCAAATTCCTCAAGATTCCTTCCCCAAACTAGAATGTGTGAGCTTATCATCATGTGGAcaattgttgaatatttttcCATCTTGTATGCTGAAAAGGTTACAGAGTCTAGAGAGACTGTTCGTATGTGATTGTAGTTCATTAGAAGCGGTTTTTGATGTGGAAGGGACAAATGTGAATGTGGATCTTGAAGAGCTAAATGTTGATGATGGGCATGTTGAGCTCCTCCCTAAATTAGGAGAACTGAGGTTGATTGGTCTACCAAAGTTGAGGCATATATGCAACTGTGGCAGCTCCAGAAATCATTTCCCTTCTTCCATGGCTTCTGCTCCTGTAGGCAATATCATATTCCCTAAATTAAGAAGTATTAAACTGGAATCTTTGCCCAACCTCACAAGCTTCGTCTCCCCTGGATATCATTCCCTCCAAAGGCTTCACCATGCAGACCTTGATACCCCCTTCCCGGTGCTCTTTGATGAAAGG GTTGCATTTCCTAGCTTGGCCTTCTTACAAATCTCGGGACtagataatatgaaaaaaatatggcaCAACCAAATTCCTCAAGGTTCCTTTTCCAAAGTAAAAATGGTGAAAGTAGAATCATGTGGAGAACTGttgaatatttttccattttgtttgcTGAAAAGGTTACAGAGTTTAGAGACTCTATTCGTAGGTGATTGTAGTTCATTAGAAGCGGTTTTTGATGTGGAAGGGACAAATGTGAATGTGAACGTGGATCGTGGTTCATTAGGGAATACGTTTGTACTCCCTAAAGTAGCCAATCTCATTCTCAATCAACTACCTCAACTCAGGAGTTTCTACCCGGGGACACATACTTCACGGTGGCCATTGTTGAAACGACTGGGGGTGTTACAGTGTCAAAAACTCAATGTATTTGCATTCGATACTCCTACATTCCAGCAAAGACATCATGAGGGAAATCTTGATATGCCCCTTTTCTTGCTCCCACAT GTTGCATTCCCTAATTTGGAGGAATTAGCATTGGGTCAAAATAGAGATACAGAAATATGGCCAGAGCAATTTCCAGTGGATTCCTTTCCCAGACTAAGAGATCTGCATGTATATGACTTTAGAGATATTTTGGTTGTGATTCCTTCCTTTATGCTTCAAAGATTACATAATCTGGAAGTACTTAACGTAGGAAGATGTAGTTCAGTCGAAGAGGTATTCCAACTTGAAGGACTTGACGAGGAAAATCAAGCCAAGAGGCTTGGACGGTTAAGAGAAATAAAGTTGGATGATCTTCCTGGGCTGACACATTTGTGGAAGGAAAACTCCAAACCAGGCCTTGACTTGCAGAGTCTAGAGAGTCTTGTAGTGCGGAATTGTGTCAGTTTGATAAATTTGGTACCATCCTTGGTATCTTTCCAGAATCTAGCTACTCTAGATGTGCAGTCTTGTGGTAGTCTGAGAAGTTTGATATCACCCTCGGTAGCTAAAAGTCTGGTAAAACTCAAAACACTCAAAATAGGTGGATCAGATATGATGGAAGAAGTAGTTTCCAACAAAGGAGGGGAAGCAACAGATGAGATTACTTTCTACAAATTACAACACATGGAGCTTCTGTATTTGCCAAACCTCACAAGCTTCAGTTCAGGTGGTTATATATTCTCATTCCCATCCTTGGAGCAGATGCTGGTGAAAGAATGCCCCAAGATGAAAATGTTCTCTTCAAGCCTCGTAACTACACCAAGGCTAGAAAGAATAAAAGTGGGAGATGATGAGTGGCCTTGTCAGGATGATCTGAATACCACCATCCATAATTCGTTTATAAATGCACATG GTAAAGTTGAGgctaagattgtggaattgggAGCTGGTTCAACATTATGA
- the LOC117930215 gene encoding uncharacterized protein LOC117930215 isoform X2 gives MDLTPSHGAFPVMETLSLNQLINLQEVCHGQFPVGSFGCLRKVEVEDCDGLKFLFSLSVARCLSRLEEIKVTRCESMVEMVSQERKEIREDAVNVPLFPELRHLTLEDLPKLSNFCFEENPVLPKPASTIVGPSTPPLNQPEIRDGQLLLSLGGNLRSLVLKNCLSLLKLFPPSLLQNLEELIVENCGQLEHVFDLEGLNVDDGHVELLPKLGKLALIGLPKLRHICNCGSSRNHFPSSMASAPIGNIIFPKLSDIYLESLPNLTSFVSPGYHSLQRLHHADLNTPFPVLFDERVAFPSLNFLKILGLDNVKKIWPTQIPQDSFPKLECVSLSSCGQLLNIFPSCMLKRLQSLERLFVCDCSSLEAVFDVEGTNVNVDCSSLEAVFDVEGTNVNVNVDRGSLGNTFVLPKVANLILNQLPQLRSFYPGTHTSRWPLLKRLGVLQCQKLNVFAFDTPTFQQRHHEGNLDMPLFLLPHVAFPNLEELALGQNRDTEIWPEQFPVDSFPRLRDLHVYDFRDILVVIPSFMLQRLHNLEVLNVGRCSSVEEVFQLEGLDEENQAKRLGRLREIKLDDLPGLTHLWKENSKPGLDLQSLESLVVRNCVSLINLVPSLVSFQNLATLDVQSCGSLRSLISPSVAKSLVKLKTLKIGGSDMMEEVVSNKGGEATDEITFYKLQHMELLYLPNLTSFSSGGYIFSFPSLEQMLVKECPKMKMFSSSLVTTPRLERIKVGDDEWPCQDDLNTTIHNSFINAHGKVEAKIVELGAGSTL, from the exons ATGGATCTGACTCCATCACATGGTGCCTTTCCTGTTATGGAGACCTTGTCTCTCAATCAGCTGATTAACTTGCAAGAGGTATGCCATGGCCAATTTCCAGTAGGGTCCTTTGGTTGCTTGAGAAAAGTGGAAGTGGAAGATTGTGATGGCTTGAAATTTCTCTTCTCGTTGTCTGTGGCTAGATGCCTTTCCCGACTTGAAGAAATAAAAGTAACTAGATGCGAGAGTATGGTTGAGATGGTTTcccaagaaaggaaagaaataagagaagATGCTGTTAATGTGCCTCTGTTCCCTGAATTGAGACACTTGACGTTAGAGGACTTACCCAAGCTCAGTAATTTCTGCTTTGAGGAGAACCCGGTGCTTCCGAAGCCTGCAAGCACAATTGTTGGTCCTAGTACACCACCTCTCAACCAACCG GAGATCAGGGATGGCCAACTTCTGCTTTCCTTGGGCGGCAACCTCCGGTCTCTCGTCTTGAAGAATTGCCTGTCACTATTGAAACTATTCCCACCCAGTTTGTTACAGAATTTGGAAGAACTAATAGTGGAAAACTGTGGTCAACTGGAACACGTATTTGATCTTGAAGGGCTAAATGTTGATGATGGGCATGTTGAGCTCCTCCCTAAATTAGGAAAGCTGGCGTTGATTGGTCTACCAAAGTTGAGGCATATATGCAACTGTGGCAGCTCCAGAAATCATTTCCCTTCTTCCATGGCTTCTGCTCCTATAGGCAATATCATATTCCCTAAATTAAGCGATATTTACCTGGAATCTTTGCCCAACCTCACAAGCTTCGTCTCCCCTGGATATCATTCCCTCCAAAGGCTTCACCATGCAGACCTTAATACCCCCTTCCCGGTGCTCTTTGATGAAAGG GTTGCATTTCCTAGCTTGAATTTCTTAAAGATCTTGGGACTGgataatgtgaaaaaaatatggcCCACCCAAATTCCTCAAGATTCCTTCCCCAAACTAGAATGTGTGAGCTTATCATCATGTGGAcaattgttgaatatttttcCATCTTGTATGCTGAAAAGGTTACAGAGTCTAGAGAGACTGTTCGTATGTGATTGTAGTTCATTAGAAGCGGTTTTTGATGTGGAAGGGACAAATGTGAATGTG GATTGTAGTTCATTAGAAGCGGTTTTTGATGTGGAAGGGACAAATGTGAATGTGAACGTGGATCGTGGTTCATTAGGGAATACGTTTGTACTCCCTAAAGTAGCCAATCTCATTCTCAATCAACTACCTCAACTCAGGAGTTTCTACCCGGGGACACATACTTCACGGTGGCCATTGTTGAAACGACTGGGGGTGTTACAGTGTCAAAAACTCAATGTATTTGCATTCGATACTCCTACATTCCAGCAAAGACATCATGAGGGAAATCTTGATATGCCCCTTTTCTTGCTCCCACAT GTTGCATTCCCTAATTTGGAGGAATTAGCATTGGGTCAAAATAGAGATACAGAAATATGGCCAGAGCAATTTCCAGTGGATTCCTTTCCCAGACTAAGAGATCTGCATGTATATGACTTTAGAGATATTTTGGTTGTGATTCCTTCCTTTATGCTTCAAAGATTACATAATCTGGAAGTACTTAACGTAGGAAGATGTAGTTCAGTCGAAGAGGTATTCCAACTTGAAGGACTTGACGAGGAAAATCAAGCCAAGAGGCTTGGACGGTTAAGAGAAATAAAGTTGGATGATCTTCCTGGGCTGACACATTTGTGGAAGGAAAACTCCAAACCAGGCCTTGACTTGCAGAGTCTAGAGAGTCTTGTAGTGCGGAATTGTGTCAGTTTGATAAATTTGGTACCATCCTTGGTATCTTTCCAGAATCTAGCTACTCTAGATGTGCAGTCTTGTGGTAGTCTGAGAAGTTTGATATCACCCTCGGTAGCTAAAAGTCTGGTAAAACTCAAAACACTCAAAATAGGTGGATCAGATATGATGGAAGAAGTAGTTTCCAACAAAGGAGGGGAAGCAACAGATGAGATTACTTTCTACAAATTACAACACATGGAGCTTCTGTATTTGCCAAACCTCACAAGCTTCAGTTCAGGTGGTTATATATTCTCATTCCCATCCTTGGAGCAGATGCTGGTGAAAGAATGCCCCAAGATGAAAATGTTCTCTTCAAGCCTCGTAACTACACCAAGGCTAGAAAGAATAAAAGTGGGAGATGATGAGTGGCCTTGTCAGGATGATCTGAATACCACCATCCATAATTCGTTTATAAATGCACATG GTAAAGTTGAGgctaagattgtggaattgggAGCTGGTTCAACATTATGA
- the LOC117930215 gene encoding uncharacterized protein LOC117930215 isoform X4, which produces MDLTPSHGAFPVMETLSLNQLINLQEVCHGQFPVGSFGCLRKVEVEDCDGLKFLFSLSVARCLSRLEEIKVTRCESMVEMVSQERKEIREDAVNVPLFPELRHLTLEDLPKLSNFCFEENPVLPKPASTIVGPSTPPLNQPEIRDGQLLLSLGGNLRSLVLKNCLSLLKLFPPSLLQNLEELIVENCGQLEHVFDLEGLNVDDGHVELLPKLGELRLIGLPKLRHICNCGSSRNHFPSSMASAPVGNIIFPKLRSIKLESLPNLTSFVSPGYHSLQRLHHADLDTPFPVLFDERVAFPSLAFLQISGLDNMKKIWHNQIPQGSFSKVKMVKVESCGELLNIFPFCLLKRLQSLETLFVGDCSSLEAVFDVEGTNVNVNVDRGSLGNTFVLPKVANLILNQLPQLRSFYPGTHTSRWPLLKRLGVLQCQKLNVFAFDTPTFQQRHHEGNLDMPLFLLPHVAFPNLEELALGQNRDTEIWPEQFPVDSFPRLRDLHVYDFRDILVVIPSFMLQRLHNLEVLNVGRCSSVEEVFQLEGLDEENQAKRLGRLREIKLDDLPGLTHLWKENSKPGLDLQSLESLVVRNCVSLINLVPSLVSFQNLATLDVQSCGSLRSLISPSVAKSLVKLKTLKIGGSDMMEEVVSNKGGEATDEITFYKLQHMELLYLPNLTSFSSGGYIFSFPSLEQMLVKECPKMKMFSSSLVTTPRLERIKVGDDEWPCQDDLNTTIHNSFINAHGKVEAKIVELGAGSTL; this is translated from the exons ATGGATCTGACTCCATCACATGGTGCCTTTCCTGTTATGGAGACCTTGTCTCTCAATCAGCTGATTAACTTGCAAGAGGTATGCCATGGCCAATTTCCAGTAGGGTCCTTTGGTTGCTTGAGAAAAGTGGAAGTGGAAGATTGTGATGGCTTGAAATTTCTCTTCTCGTTGTCTGTGGCTAGATGCCTTTCCCGACTTGAAGAAATAAAAGTAACTAGATGCGAGAGTATGGTTGAGATGGTTTcccaagaaaggaaagaaataagagaagATGCTGTTAATGTGCCTCTGTTCCCTGAATTGAGACACTTGACGTTAGAGGACTTACCCAAGCTCAGTAATTTCTGCTTTGAGGAGAACCCGGTGCTTCCGAAGCCTGCAAGCACAATTGTTGGTCCTAGTACACCACCTCTCAACCAACCG GAGATCAGGGATGGCCAACTTCTGCTTTCCTTGGGCGGCAACCTCCGGTCTCTCGTCTTGAAGAATTGCCTGTCACTATTGAAACTATTCCCACCCAGTTTGTTACAGAATTTGGAAGAACTAATAGTGGAAAACTGTGGTCAACTGGAACACGTATTTGATCTTGAAGGGCTAA ATGTTGATGATGGGCATGTTGAGCTCCTCCCTAAATTAGGAGAACTGAGGTTGATTGGTCTACCAAAGTTGAGGCATATATGCAACTGTGGCAGCTCCAGAAATCATTTCCCTTCTTCCATGGCTTCTGCTCCTGTAGGCAATATCATATTCCCTAAATTAAGAAGTATTAAACTGGAATCTTTGCCCAACCTCACAAGCTTCGTCTCCCCTGGATATCATTCCCTCCAAAGGCTTCACCATGCAGACCTTGATACCCCCTTCCCGGTGCTCTTTGATGAAAGG GTTGCATTTCCTAGCTTGGCCTTCTTACAAATCTCGGGACtagataatatgaaaaaaatatggcaCAACCAAATTCCTCAAGGTTCCTTTTCCAAAGTAAAAATGGTGAAAGTAGAATCATGTGGAGAACTGttgaatatttttccattttgtttgcTGAAAAGGTTACAGAGTTTAGAGACTCTATTCGTAGGTGATTGTAGTTCATTAGAAGCGGTTTTTGATGTGGAAGGGACAAATGTGAATGTGAACGTGGATCGTGGTTCATTAGGGAATACGTTTGTACTCCCTAAAGTAGCCAATCTCATTCTCAATCAACTACCTCAACTCAGGAGTTTCTACCCGGGGACACATACTTCACGGTGGCCATTGTTGAAACGACTGGGGGTGTTACAGTGTCAAAAACTCAATGTATTTGCATTCGATACTCCTACATTCCAGCAAAGACATCATGAGGGAAATCTTGATATGCCCCTTTTCTTGCTCCCACAT GTTGCATTCCCTAATTTGGAGGAATTAGCATTGGGTCAAAATAGAGATACAGAAATATGGCCAGAGCAATTTCCAGTGGATTCCTTTCCCAGACTAAGAGATCTGCATGTATATGACTTTAGAGATATTTTGGTTGTGATTCCTTCCTTTATGCTTCAAAGATTACATAATCTGGAAGTACTTAACGTAGGAAGATGTAGTTCAGTCGAAGAGGTATTCCAACTTGAAGGACTTGACGAGGAAAATCAAGCCAAGAGGCTTGGACGGTTAAGAGAAATAAAGTTGGATGATCTTCCTGGGCTGACACATTTGTGGAAGGAAAACTCCAAACCAGGCCTTGACTTGCAGAGTCTAGAGAGTCTTGTAGTGCGGAATTGTGTCAGTTTGATAAATTTGGTACCATCCTTGGTATCTTTCCAGAATCTAGCTACTCTAGATGTGCAGTCTTGTGGTAGTCTGAGAAGTTTGATATCACCCTCGGTAGCTAAAAGTCTGGTAAAACTCAAAACACTCAAAATAGGTGGATCAGATATGATGGAAGAAGTAGTTTCCAACAAAGGAGGGGAAGCAACAGATGAGATTACTTTCTACAAATTACAACACATGGAGCTTCTGTATTTGCCAAACCTCACAAGCTTCAGTTCAGGTGGTTATATATTCTCATTCCCATCCTTGGAGCAGATGCTGGTGAAAGAATGCCCCAAGATGAAAATGTTCTCTTCAAGCCTCGTAACTACACCAAGGCTAGAAAGAATAAAAGTGGGAGATGATGAGTGGCCTTGTCAGGATGATCTGAATACCACCATCCATAATTCGTTTATAAATGCACATG GTAAAGTTGAGgctaagattgtggaattgggAGCTGGTTCAACATTATGA